CCAGGATCTGGCCGACAAGGCCTGGGAACTGATTGAAGAGGTGGAGCGCCAGGGCGGCATGACCCAGGCCGTGAACAGCGGTTGGGCCAAACTGCAGATCGAGGCCAGCGCGGCGCAGAAGCAGGCGCGCATCGACTCGGGCGCTGACGTGATCGTGGGCGTCAACAAGTACAAGCTTGCGAAGGAGGACCCGGTCGAGATCCTGGAAATCGACAACGTCAAGGTGCGCGAGGCCCAGGTGGCGCGGCTGCAGGCCATCAAGGCCAGCCGCGACGCGGCTGCGGCCCAGGCTGCGCTGGCGGCGCTGACCGACTGCGCGAAGACGGGCGAGGGCAATCTGCTGGCCTTGAGCATCCAGGCCATGCGCGCCCGCTGCACGGTGGGCGAGGTGAGTGACGCGCTCGAAGCCGTCTGGGGTCGTCACCGTGCCGACACCCATAAGGTCAGCGGCGTTTACGCGGGCGCGTACACGGCGCCCGATGAGTGGACCAAGCTGACGGCCGAGGTGGCGGGTTTCGAGACTGAAACCGGTCGTCGTCCGCGCGTGATGATCGCCAAATTGGGTCAGGACGGACACGATCGCGGCGCCAAGGTGGTGGCCTCGGCCTTTGCCGACCTGGGCTTCGATGTGGACATCGGTGCCCTGTTCCAGACCCCCGAGGAATGCGCCCGCCAGGCCATCGAGAACGATGTGCATGCGGTCGGTGTCTCGACGCTCGCGGCTGGCCACAAGACCCTGGTGCCGGCCATCGTGCAGGCGCTCAAAGACCAGGGCGGCGAGGACATCATCGTCTTCGTCGGCGGGGTGATCCCGGCCCAGGATTACGACTTCCTCTACGCCGAGGGCGTCAAGGGCATTTACGGACCGGGCACGGCGATTCCGGACGCCGCGCGCGATGTGCTCAAGCACATCAAAGAAGCCCAAACGGCGTGAGCCTGAGCGTGCAGGCTGTACGGGCCTTACGCGAGGGCGCGCCCGCCGCACGGCGGCGGGCCCTGGCCAAGGCCATCACCCTGCTGGAATCGAGCCTGCCCGCGCATCGCGCCCAGGCCGATGCGCTGCTGACCGAGGCGCTGCCGTTTAGCGGTGGGGCCATCCGCGTCGGCATTTCAGGCGTCCCGGGGGTGGGGAAGAGCAGTTTTCTGGAGGCCCTGGGCCTGCACCTGGTGCAACAGGGCCACACGGTGGCCGTGCTGGCGGTGGACCCGAGCAGTTCAGTCTCCGGCGGGTCCATCTTGGGCGACAAGACCCGGATGGAGAAGCTGGCCATCGAGCCCCAGGCCTTCATCCGCCCCAGCCCCAGCCGCGGCACCTTGGGCGGCGTGGCCTCCCACACACGGGAAGTGATGCGCCTGTGCGAGGCGGCAGGTTTTGATGTGGTGCTGGTCGAGACCGTGGGCGTGGGCCAGAGCGAGGTGGCGGTGGCGGGCATGACGGATTGCTTCGCGCTCTTGCAATTGCCCAACGCTGGCGACGACCTGCAGGCGCTGAAAAAAGGCGTGATGGAACTGGCCGATCTGATCTTCATCAACAAGGCCGATCTGGACCCCAATGCGGCGACGCGCGCGCGGGCGCAGATCGTGTCGTCTTTGCGGCTGCACAACCAGGCCCATGGCGCGCAATGGCTGCCCGAGGTGCTGCAGGGCAGCGCTTTGAATGGCCAGGGCGTGGCCGAATTCTGGGCGGCGGTGCTGCGCCATCAAGCCCATCAAAAGGACGGTGGCCAGTTCGAGGCCCGGCGCCATGCGCAGGACCTGGACTGGCTGCAGGAGCGCATCGAAGAGGGGCTGCACCAGGCCTTTGCCGCCCACCCGGCGGTGGCCCGTCGCTGGCCGCAGCTGAAGGACGACGTCCGAGGCGGCCGCATGGCCGCCTCCACCGCAGCGCGCGCGCTGCTCAATGATTTCTTAGGAGTGAAGACCCATGGATGACATCCAGAAGATGCTGGAATCCAAGCGCGCTGCGGCGCGCCTGGGCGGCGGCGAGAAGCGCATTGCGGCCCAGCATGGAAAGGGCAAGCTGACCGCCCGCGAGCGCCTGGAGCTGCTGTTCGATGAGGGCAGCTTCGAGGAATGGGACATGTTCGTGCAGCACCGCTGCGTGGACTTCGGCATGGATGCCAACCACATTCCTGGCGACGGCGTGGTCACCGGCTACGGCACCATCAATGGCCGCCTGGCCTTTGCCTACAGCCAGGACTTCACCGTGTTTGGTGGCGCCCTGTCCGAGGCCCATGCCGAGAAGATCTGCAAGGTGATGGATCAGGCCATGAAGGTCGGCGCGCCGGTCATCGGCTTGAACGATTCGGGCGGCGCGCGCATCCAGGAAGGCGTGGCCTCTCTGGGCGGCTATGCCGAGGTGTTCCAGCGCAATGTGCTGGCCAGCGGCGTGATCCCGCAGATCAGCCTGATCATGGGTCCGAGCGCTGGCGGCGCGGTGTATAGCCCGGCCATCACCGACTTCATCTTCATGGTGAAGGACAGCAGCTATATGTTCGTCACCGGCCCCGAGGTGGTGAAGACGGTGACGCACGAAGAGGTGACGGCCGAGGAGCTCGGTGGCGCCAGCACCCACACCAGCAAGAGCGGGGTGGCGGATCTGGCCTTTGAGAACGACGTTGAGGCGCTTTTGATGCTGCGCCGCTTTTTCAACTACCTGCCGCTCTCCAATCGCGAAAAGCCGCCGGTGCGCCCGAGTGGGGATCCGGCCAATCGCTGCGATGCCTCGCTCGATACCCTGGTGCCCGCCAACCCGAATCAGCCCTATGACATCAAGGAGCTGATCACCAAGGTGGTGGACGACGGCGATTTCTTCGAACTGCAGCCCGAGTACGCCAAGAACATCGTCACCGGTTTTGCGCGCATGGAGGGCGCGACGGTGGGCATCGTGGCCAACCAGCCGCTCGTCCTGGCCGGCTGTTTGGACATCAAGAGCTCCATCAAGGCGGCGCGCTTCGTGCGCTTTTGCGATGCCTTCCACATCCCGGTGGTGACCTTTGTGGACGTGCCGGGCTTCATGCCGGGCACTTCGCAAGAGTACGGCGGCATCATCAAGCACGGTGCGAAGCTGCTCTACGCCTACGCCGAATGCACGGTGCCCAAGATCACCGTGATCACCCGCAAGGCCTATGGCGGCGCCTATGACGTGATGGCCTCCAAGCACCTGCGCGGCGATGTGAACTTCGCCTGGCCCAATGCCGAGATTGCGGTGATGGGTGCCAAGGGCGCGGTGGAGATCATCTTCCGCGAGGACAAGGGCGACCCCGAGAAACTGGCTGCGCGCGAGGCCGAGTACAAGGCCCGCTTCGCCAACCCCTTTGTCGCGGCCGAACGTGGCTATATCGACGATGTGATCCAGCCGCACGAGACGCGGCAGCGCATCTGCCGTTCGCTCAAGATGCTCAAAGACAAAAAGCTCGAAAACCCATGGCGCAAGCACGGCAACATCCCGCTTTGACCGATTTGGCATCGTGAATGGCGTCGTTGGCTGCGTCGCTGGCTCCTCGCCGTGCGTGCGCACTGTCTCGTCGCCATCTCCTTGCCGCCTAGCCCTTCACGCGCCAAATCGCTCAAAGCCGCGCGTTTTTGCGGAGCAAATATGTTCACCAAGATCCTGATTGCAATCCGAGGCGGTCGCGCCGCAGGCGCGGTCGCGCCAGCGACAAATTGCTTGCCGGCCGGCGCAGCCGGCCGAGAAGGCGAGTTCACCCCGGGAGCCCAATATGTTTAAGAAGATCCTGATTGCCAACCGGGGTGAAATCGCCTGCCGCGTCATCAAGACCGCCCAGC
Above is a window of Inhella inkyongensis DNA encoding:
- the meaB gene encoding methylmalonyl Co-A mutase-associated GTPase MeaB, which gives rise to MSLSVQAVRALREGAPAARRRALAKAITLLESSLPAHRAQADALLTEALPFSGGAIRVGISGVPGVGKSSFLEALGLHLVQQGHTVAVLAVDPSSSVSGGSILGDKTRMEKLAIEPQAFIRPSPSRGTLGGVASHTREVMRLCEAAGFDVVLVETVGVGQSEVAVAGMTDCFALLQLPNAGDDLQALKKGVMELADLIFINKADLDPNAATRARAQIVSSLRLHNQAHGAQWLPEVLQGSALNGQGVAEFWAAVLRHQAHQKDGGQFEARRHAQDLDWLQERIEEGLHQAFAAHPAVARRWPQLKDDVRGGRMAASTAARALLNDFLGVKTHG
- a CDS encoding acyl-CoA carboxylase subunit beta — translated: MDDIQKMLESKRAAARLGGGEKRIAAQHGKGKLTARERLELLFDEGSFEEWDMFVQHRCVDFGMDANHIPGDGVVTGYGTINGRLAFAYSQDFTVFGGALSEAHAEKICKVMDQAMKVGAPVIGLNDSGGARIQEGVASLGGYAEVFQRNVLASGVIPQISLIMGPSAGGAVYSPAITDFIFMVKDSSYMFVTGPEVVKTVTHEEVTAEELGGASTHTSKSGVADLAFENDVEALLMLRRFFNYLPLSNREKPPVRPSGDPANRCDASLDTLVPANPNQPYDIKELITKVVDDGDFFELQPEYAKNIVTGFARMEGATVGIVANQPLVLAGCLDIKSSIKAARFVRFCDAFHIPVVTFVDVPGFMPGTSQEYGGIIKHGAKLLYAYAECTVPKITVITRKAYGGAYDVMASKHLRGDVNFAWPNAEIAVMGAKGAVEIIFREDKGDPEKLAAREAEYKARFANPFVAAERGYIDDVIQPHETRQRICRSLKMLKDKKLENPWRKHGNIPL